The following coding sequences lie in one Mucilaginibacter sp. KACC 22773 genomic window:
- a CDS encoding ABC transporter permease, which translates to MIRNYIKIACRSLWRHKGFSIINVLGLAIGMTACFLIYINVKFELSYDSFNEKFDQIYRVSTDITHPDLTIKTSSSFLQMGPSLQQDYPEVKSIARVGGGKFLVQYGELKFQEDEAIFADPSLFTIFTLPVVKGEVKESFKAPFTLVMTETTAKRYFGNTNPIGKSLLLNDKYPASVIAVVKDVPQNSHFSFDMAFSFATRQKLYPGSAAVWADMGCTTYIELPKGYDYIKLQSQLSAFANKHYTPADKKEGADYRFVLQPLKEVYMDADRGGAGDLHNVRIFSLIALFILLIACINFINLTTARATERAKEVGIRKVVGAARTQLIIQFLFESVIICLIAFLLSILFSQSLLPIYNQLSGKVISPGIFSHGYVFRLFMVAFGIGITAGLYPALILSGFKPIATLNGRFSKSKRGILLRKGLVITQFTISIVLIIGTVIVYNQLSYMRSQKLGFQKKQMLVVNFHNDNEVRHRAELIKNELKKIPNVVSATASRGIPGFGNGNRDCKLENKAGTMQQMLINLYEVDYDFIPQFEIKLAAGRTFSKSFGTDTAQAIVINEAAAKILGYRTPAEAIGRNFSQDERTGKIIGVLKNFHFQSLQETIQPLCMRINPKLTSMFTLKIQPSNISATIAAIESKWKTLVPERPFNYAFVDETFNEQYTAQVNFGNLFMYFAVLAICISCMGLFGLASYSTIQRTREIGIRKVFGASVTGIVNMLSIEFLQLVIISSLIAFPLAWFAMNKWLQDFAYRIAIGWWFFALAGVIALVIAFATVSFQAVKAAIANPVDSLRSE; encoded by the coding sequence ATGATCAGGAACTACATTAAAATTGCATGCAGAAGCCTTTGGAGACACAAAGGCTTCTCGATAATAAATGTTCTGGGGCTGGCAATAGGTATGACAGCCTGTTTCCTGATTTACATAAATGTAAAATTTGAGCTAAGTTATGATAGCTTTAATGAAAAATTTGACCAGATTTATCGTGTCTCAACAGATATAACACATCCCGATTTAACAATTAAAACCTCATCTTCATTTTTACAAATGGGGCCCTCACTTCAGCAAGATTACCCGGAAGTAAAATCAATTGCCCGGGTTGGCGGCGGAAAATTTTTGGTGCAGTATGGCGAATTGAAATTCCAGGAAGACGAAGCCATTTTCGCTGATCCGTCACTTTTTACAATATTCACCTTGCCCGTTGTAAAGGGAGAGGTAAAAGAAAGTTTCAAGGCACCCTTTACTTTAGTGATGACAGAAACTACAGCCAAAAGATATTTTGGCAACACCAATCCAATTGGTAAATCGTTGCTGCTTAATGATAAGTACCCGGCGTCTGTTATCGCAGTGGTAAAAGATGTACCCCAAAACTCACATTTTAGTTTTGATATGGCATTTTCATTTGCCACACGCCAAAAATTATATCCCGGCAGCGCAGCCGTTTGGGCGGATATGGGTTGCACTACTTATATCGAACTGCCAAAAGGATACGACTATATCAAATTGCAAAGCCAGTTATCTGCGTTTGCCAACAAACACTATACCCCGGCTGATAAAAAAGAAGGTGCGGACTATCGTTTTGTGCTGCAGCCTTTGAAGGAAGTTTATATGGATGCAGACAGAGGAGGCGCTGGTGATTTACATAATGTTCGTATCTTTTCACTTATCGCCTTATTTATCTTGCTTATTGCATGTATCAACTTTATCAATTTAACCACGGCGAGGGCCACTGAAAGGGCTAAAGAGGTAGGCATCCGCAAAGTAGTTGGAGCCGCAAGGACGCAATTGATTATTCAGTTTTTATTTGAGTCGGTTATTATTTGTTTGATCGCCTTTTTACTGTCGATTTTGTTCAGCCAGTCGTTGTTACCCATATACAACCAATTATCGGGCAAAGTGATCAGTCCCGGTATCTTTTCGCATGGCTACGTATTCCGGCTTTTTATGGTAGCGTTTGGAATAGGCATTACAGCAGGTTTATACCCTGCATTGATACTTTCGGGTTTTAAGCCAATAGCTACCCTAAACGGGAGGTTCAGCAAATCAAAACGGGGTATTTTACTGCGTAAGGGATTGGTTATAACACAATTTACCATATCTATAGTGCTTATTATAGGTACTGTTATAGTTTATAATCAACTAAGCTATATGCGCAGCCAAAAACTTGGTTTTCAAAAAAAACAGATGCTTGTTGTTAATTTTCATAACGATAATGAGGTAAGACACCGCGCGGAATTAATTAAGAACGAGTTAAAAAAAATTCCAAATGTAGTATCAGCCACTGCTTCCAGAGGCATTCCGGGTTTTGGCAATGGTAATCGCGATTGCAAGTTAGAGAATAAGGCCGGCACTATGCAGCAAATGCTTATTAATTTATATGAGGTGGATTATGATTTCATTCCGCAATTTGAAATTAAACTGGCCGCCGGGCGAACATTTTCAAAATCGTTTGGTACCGATACCGCGCAAGCCATAGTGATAAATGAAGCTGCTGCAAAAATTCTTGGCTACCGAACTCCGGCCGAAGCTATTGGCCGAAATTTTTCGCAGGATGAACGAACAGGTAAAATAATCGGGGTGCTAAAAAACTTCCATTTTCAATCGCTACAGGAAACTATACAACCTTTATGCATGCGTATTAACCCGAAGCTCACCAGCATGTTTACCCTTAAAATCCAACCAAGTAATATTTCTGCAACTATAGCTGCAATTGAAAGTAAATGGAAAACGTTGGTGCCCGAACGGCCTTTTAATTATGCTTTTGTCGACGAAACATTTAATGAACAGTATACAGCACAGGTTAATTTCGGCAACCTGTTTATGTATTTTGCTGTGCTGGCCATATGTATTTCATGCATGGGCTTATTTGGTTTGGCATCATACAGCACCATACAGCGTACCCGCGAAATTGGTATTCGCAAAGTATTTGGTGCTTCTGTAACCGGCATAGTAAATATGTTGTCTATTGAGTTTTTACAGCTGGTAATCATCTCATCGCTAATAGCATTTCCGCTGGCATGGTTTGCAATGAACAAATGGTTGCAAGACTTTGCATACCGCATAGCTATAGGTTGGTGGTTTTTTGCATTGGCAGGAGTAATAGCGCTTGTAATTGCGTTTGCTACGGTTAGCTTTCAGGCGGTTAAAGCCGCGATTGCCAACCCGGTAGATAGTTTGAGAAGTGAATGA
- a CDS encoding ABC transporter ATP-binding protein, translated as MIKITNLEKFYRTEEVETIALNKLSIEIATGEFVAIMGPSGCGKSTLLNILGMLDDPDEGSYVFNDIEVAHFTERKRADLRKHNIGFVFQSFNLIDELTVFENVELPLIYTGVPSAERVKRVEEVLDKMQIMHRRNHYPQQLSGGQQQRVAIARAVVNKPKLILADEPTGNLDSTNGNDVMELLTDLNEQGTTIIMVTHSEHDARYSHRIIRLLDGQAVVENIMV; from the coding sequence ATGATAAAAATTACTAATCTCGAAAAATTTTACCGCACAGAAGAGGTAGAGACTATAGCCTTAAACAAGCTATCAATTGAAATTGCAACGGGCGAGTTTGTGGCCATAATGGGCCCGTCTGGTTGTGGTAAATCAACATTGTTAAATATCCTGGGAATGTTGGACGACCCGGATGAAGGCAGCTACGTTTTTAACGATATTGAAGTAGCCCATTTTACCGAGCGTAAACGCGCCGACCTGCGCAAGCACAACATCGGCTTTGTTTTCCAGAGTTTTAATCTTATTGACGAGTTAACCGTGTTTGAAAACGTTGAATTACCGTTGATTTACACCGGCGTACCATCGGCCGAGCGTGTAAAAAGAGTAGAAGAGGTGCTGGATAAAATGCAGATTATGCACCGCCGTAACCACTATCCGCAACAGTTATCAGGCGGTCAACAACAACGTGTGGCCATTGCCCGCGCGGTTGTAAACAAACCAAAACTGATCCTTGCGGATGAGCCTACCGGTAACCTGGATAGTACCAATGGTAATGATGTAATGGAACTGTTAACCGACCTGAACGAGCAGGGTACAACCATCATCATGGTTACACACTCTGAGCATGATGCCCGTTACAGCCACCGGATTATAAGGTTACTTGACGGCCAGGCCGTTGTAGAAAACATTATGGTATAA